The DNA segment AAGGAATCCGATGCTCGGAAAACAATTCGAATTCCCACGCGAGTCCCTCCCGATTTACCGCGTCCGTTCACGCAAGCTGATGTTCACTTGAAGTCTGGCGACATCGTCTTCGTACCCTCCCGTGATACCGATGTCTATTACACGGGTGGCTTAATGCCACCACGAGAGGTGCCATTGCCCCGCGATAACGACATTCGCGTGATAGAAGCGATTCTCCGTGTGGGCGGACCCGTCAACAACGGCGGCCTTTTGATCGGAAACTTCAGCGGCTCCGGTGCTCTGCGGACCGGGCTGGGCAATCCAAGCCCAAGCTTGTTAACGGTACTCAGAAAGACACCCGGTGGAGGCCAAGTTCCGATTCGCGTCAATTTGAACCGAGCGATGCGAGATCCGAGAGAGAATATTCTGATCATGCCGGGCGATATGTTGCTGCTCCAAGAAACCCCCGCCGAGGCAGTCGCACGGTACACGTCAGAAATCTTCAGCCTGGGCTTCGTCGGCGAGATGTTCAATCGAGGATCCGGGAGCGGTACGGCAACACTTGTCCTTCCGAAGTAATCGCCAATAAGCAGTCGGCCTATCGTTTACTCGGCTGGAAAGGGGCCCGTCCGGCCCGAAATCGCAACACACTCAGGAGCCCCAATGCGATCAGGGCAAGGCTGTTGGGTTCTGGCACAGCAGCCATCGCGGAACGAGGTCCCTGCTCATACGCTCCCGTTTGGAGTGCGGCAACCAAATCACTCGTCCCAAAATCCAGATCACCGTCCCAGTCGCCTTCCGCCCACCCCGAGTTGTGCGGTATGTCGTCTTCGTATTCGGCTGCGGACAACGCCAAAATCAGATCTCCGGTCCCAAACTGTCCATCAAGATTTCCGTCGCCAAGATAGGTGTAGGCAAGCTGTTCGACCCAAATCGTGCGATCTTGATGATCGACGAAACTGTCTGCATTTAAATCGAACTCGGCTAGATGACTTGCCGTGTTTACCGCTTGAGTCAACAGATCGATGTCGGTCGCATCGAGTTCCCCATCATGGTTGAAATCCCCTTCAAGTCCCGCAACGGTAAACAAGTAAGCAGCGCCCGCATTCAGCGTAGTGTCGTCGTCCTGGGGGGCTCCAATAAAAACGCTATTCTCCGAGAGCGAAACGGAGACACCAAAAGCATCTCGGAACTCGATATCGGTAGGCACGAACTTTTGAGTCTGCTGTCCCGTTTCCGCATCAAAAAGATAGGCGGCGCCCAGCACACTGTTTAAGCCACTGGCTCCGACCAAAGCTGCCCCCGCCTGAATGTCGACGGATGCCCCAAAATCGTCCCCCACCTGGGACTCTTCTGGCTCCAACTTGGCAAGCTGCTGTCCCGTCGATACATCAAACAGATAAGCAGCCCCGAATCCAGAGCCGCCGTTCGGTGCGCCGATCACAGCCACATTTCCATCAATGGCGACATCAAATCCGAATTCGTCACCACCAAATCCATCAATCGGTTGCAATTTATGAAGCTGCTGGCCCGTGGCTACATCAAAGACGTAGGCAAAGCCCGGAACGAATCCGAGAGTCTCAAAATTCCCTGGAGCACCCACCACCGCAAATTGCTCACTCACAGCAACATCGGCACCAAATTCCGCCCCATTGAGTGGATCCGCAGCGGTCAGCTTCTGTAACTGCAGCCCCGAATCCAAATCAAACAGATAGGCCGCGCCTTGTCCCTGCCCGAGATTCGGAGCGCCAATAATGGCCAACTCATCAATTGCATTAATACCAAACCCAAATTCATCACCGGCAAAACTGTCATCCGACGTGAGCCTCATTAACTCCGTCCCCGTGTTCACATCGAACAGATAAGCTGCCCCTGGAATCTTCGTGCTGGCAAAAGGATTTCCCGGATCTCCGACAAGCACTGAATTGCCCGTCACTTTGGCATTAAAACCAAATAGATCGTCCACTCCCGATACGGAAGGGGTCAACGTATGAGTTGGTTGTCCCGTATTGACGTCGAACAAATAGCCTTTGCCTGGCTTGGAGGCTTGTGCCGGTGCGCCGGTGAAAGCCACACCACCGTCGATCGATGCTGAAAAACCCAGCAGACCATTACGTTCGGCGTCAACCTTTGTGAACTTTTGCTCGCTTGCGAAACTGGTCGCAGAACCAACCAACAAACAAACTACCAACAAACCGAAACAACAACGGTTGATCATCATCACTTTCCATCCACTTGAATTATCCGCAAAATGCCGCCAAAATCAGCTCCCAGGCCAACTCAAGACGTTGCATCCTACCACCCTGGGCGTGACGGCTGGGCGCGGAGATGCCTTCAAAACGGACTTTCATCGTACGAGTTTCTACGACTTTGTAAAACGAAATTGTTCGCGTGTTACGAAATAGATACACTTGCGAAAGAGGGAGCGACGCGAGACTCCCTTTATCCTAATTCAGACGCATTTTTTTGCCACTCATTAGTTCCAGGCAGATAACTTCTGAAGGCCTGCTCTCACAGGCAAAAGCGGAAGAAATCAGCGTTGAACAAGGGCCGCAAGCCATTCTTTCGTGACCAATTCGGTCAGCCGAAAGCCATGGCGAGAAGGTATCAAACACAAGGGAATTGGCTCGATAAAATAGGCCTGTTGATCAGCGGGGACGGGAATCACATCCAAATCATTTGCTCGAGCAATCCGCATGGCACGTGGCATGTGGAAGGCGGAGGTCAATAAGCCAACGCGCGGCATTGGCTCCTGCGTCAACAACGTGCGGAGATTCTTCATTTCTTCAAACGTGTTACGCCCATCTAATTGCAACATCGCGTCACTCGGAATCCCCAATTCCTGCCAAATCAGCGCTGCCGATCCGGCAACGGTCGTCACCTGGCCCGCTTCCCATTCATAGGCCCGCCCCGAGGACGCTAATCGTCCAACCTTCCCCGCATAATAGAGCCGCGCTGCAAGAATCACCCGATCGCCGGCTAGACTTAGCCAGACATCGCCGTCCGCATTCGATCGGGTCCCGCCCCCCAGAACGACCAGCAAATCAAATGGCTCGACCCCTTTCATATCGACGCGATCAAACTGCCCCTCTAAACGCTGGGCCATGAATACTCCGGTGTACGAAGCTCCAGTCGTCCAGTAGAACAAAAACAGTCCAAGCATTGGCACGCTCACCCGTTTGGGCTGCGTCAAGCATGAAAAGTAGGTCAAAACCAACATCCCAAGCCAAACAAGCCCGCAGGGCAGACAAAGTTGAGTCGCAATTTTTTCAACAAAATGACGACCGTGCAGCCACCAGCAAACGCCAAGCACAACGACTGCAACCGTCGCCAGCACACCGAGGTGGAAACCAATTCGAAGACGCTTTTGATCACCCATTTCGTTTTTTCGTCCGTGCCTGTTGCCTACCGAGACAAACCACCGCTCTGACTAGCACCATCACATCGATCGCCCTTAAAAGACGCCAGCCCCTGGCGAGCTCTGGAACATGAATACCCTCGCTCTCGAAACCTCCGTACAGCCCGGCAGTATCGCACTCCTGCGCGAGAATGTCACGATCTACCAAACTACTTTTCCGCTTAATCAAAAAACCACTCAGAGCTTCGCTGTTCAAATTCAGTCTGCTTTAGCCGAAGCCAGCCTAACGGCAGAGCAAATCGACTTGTTCACTGTCTGCCAGGGCCCCGGTTCCTTTACCGGGTTACGAATTGGTGTCACCGCCGCCAAAACTTTCGCCTACGCGGCGAATTGCCAAGTATTGGGGATTGATTCCTTGGAAGTCATCGCACACCAGGCTCCCGTCACGGGCGAACTTAAAGTTGTGATGGACGCACAGCGAAAACAACTATTCCAAGCAACTTTTCGCTGCAGCGAAAACCATCTGTCGCGCCTCAGCGAAACCACCATTGAGGATGCCGATGTGTGGCTCGCCAACTTGACCGAAACGGATCAAGTTACAGGTCCAGGTCTGAACACGCTCCAATCTCGGCTACCCGCCACAACCCGAGTGATTGATTCAGCCTGCTGGGCCCCTACCGCTCTCGCCTTGGCGAAAATCGCAAACCAACAATTCGCGGCAGGAAAACGGCAAGACTTCTGGAAATTGGTACCGCTTTATTACCGCAAGAGTGCAGCCGAGGAAAAGGTCGAGAAACCGGAGTGATCACGACCAAGCACTATTTCCAGCCGGCCCTTATGTCTGGAAACCGGTCATCGTTTCCTGAGCCGCATCGATTGTACGCTGGATGTCCTCATGGGAATGCGCTGCTGAGACAAATAGAGCTTCAAACTGACTGCAAGGCATATAGACGCCTCGATCCGCCAATCCCCAAAAGTACTTGCCAAACCGAGCCGTGTCGGATTGACTCGACACATCCCAATCAGTGACCGGTTCCGGATTAAAGAACAAGGTCATCATACTGCCAACACGAGTCAGAGAATGCGGAAGATCCGCAGCCTCAGCAGCGGCAGTCAAGCCTTGAGCCAGTCGTGCTGAGATTTCCTCGAGATACTCGTAGGGCGGTCGTGCACGCAACTCGCTGAGCGTCGCAATTCCAGCCGCCGTAGCGATCGGGTTTCCGCTCAGAGTCCCCGCTTGAAACACCTTGCCGGCAGGCAAGACGTGATTCATGACATCTGCCCGGCCGCCGTAAGCGCCCAGA comes from the Pirellulaceae bacterium genome and includes:
- a CDS encoding YdcF family protein produces the protein MGDQKRLRIGFHLGVLATVAVVVLGVCWWLHGRHFVEKIATQLCLPCGLVWLGMLVLTYFSCLTQPKRVSVPMLGLFLFYWTTGASYTGVFMAQRLEGQFDRVDMKGVEPFDLLVVLGGGTRSNADGDVWLSLAGDRVILAARLYYAGKVGRLASSGRAYEWEAGQVTTVAGSAALIWQELGIPSDAMLQLDGRNTFEEMKNLRTLLTQEPMPRVGLLTSAFHMPRAMRIARANDLDVIPVPADQQAYFIEPIPLCLIPSRHGFRLTELVTKEWLAALVQR
- a CDS encoding PEP-CTERM sorting domain-containing protein, with the translated sequence MMINRCCFGLLVVCLLVGSATSFASEQKFTKVDAERNGLLGFSASIDGGVAFTGAPAQASKPGKGYLFDVNTGQPTHTLTPSVSGVDDLFGFNAKVTGNSVLVGDPGNPFASTKIPGAAYLFDVNTGTELMRLTSDDSFAGDEFGFGINAIDELAIIGAPNLGQGQGAAYLFDLDSGLQLQKLTAADPLNGAEFGADVAVSEQFAVVGAPGNFETLGFVPGFAYVFDVATGQQLHKLQPIDGFGGDEFGFDVAIDGNVAVIGAPNGGSGFGAAYLFDVSTGQQLAKLEPEESQVGDDFGASVDIQAGAALVGASGLNSVLGAAYLFDAETGQQTQKFVPTDIEFRDAFGVSVSLSENSVFIGAPQDDDTTLNAGAAYLFTVAGLEGDFNHDGELDATDIDLLTQAVNTASHLAEFDLNADSFVDHQDRTIWVEQLAYTYLGDGNLDGQFGTGDLILALSAAEYEDDIPHNSGWAEGDWDGDLDFGTSDLVAALQTGAYEQGPRSAMAAVPEPNSLALIALGLLSVLRFRAGRAPFQPSKR
- the tsaB gene encoding tRNA (adenosine(37)-N6)-threonylcarbamoyltransferase complex dimerization subunit type 1 TsaB; its protein translation is MNTLALETSVQPGSIALLRENVTIYQTTFPLNQKTTQSFAVQIQSALAEASLTAEQIDLFTVCQGPGSFTGLRIGVTAAKTFAYAANCQVLGIDSLEVIAHQAPVTGELKVVMDAQRKQLFQATFRCSENHLSRLSETTIEDADVWLANLTETDQVTGPGLNTLQSRLPATTRVIDSACWAPTALALAKIANQQFAAGKRQDFWKLVPLYYRKSAAEEKVEKPE